In the Methanobacterium formicicum genome, one interval contains:
- a CDS encoding stage II sporulation protein M: MAREKYEGLLGGLYNRNEVFLLLSAMMLISSMFIGYAFSGMLEPILGGILGAFKKRVTEGDLQLNTLSIFLNNIKIALLIYGGGLIVGVVTAIYLIFNGVFIGYTASHYVLGDFIIYTLPHGVFELLGIIIAGAAGFKLANIVLNILKGVLKLQTDFSISNQFKYLLEANFDDFKDTLVLMAIALVLIFIASLIEANLTLSWASYIKGVV; this comes from the coding sequence ATGGCCAGAGAAAAATATGAAGGTTTACTTGGTGGGCTTTACAACCGAAATGAAGTATTTTTATTGTTATCAGCCATGATGCTGATTTCCTCCATGTTCATAGGATACGCCTTTTCTGGGATGTTGGAGCCAATCCTGGGAGGCATACTGGGAGCATTCAAGAAACGCGTTACCGAAGGTGATTTACAGCTCAACACCCTCTCCATATTTTTGAATAACATCAAAATTGCCTTGTTGATCTACGGTGGTGGATTGATTGTTGGAGTGGTTACCGCTATTTACCTGATCTTCAACGGAGTATTTATTGGTTATACTGCATCTCACTATGTTTTAGGTGACTTCATTATCTATACCCTACCCCACGGAGTGTTCGAACTATTAGGAATTATAATTGCTGGTGCTGCCGGATTCAAACTGGCTAACATTGTGTTAAACATCCTTAAGGGTGTGTTAAAACTCCAGACAGATTTTTCCATTTCCAACCAGTTCAAATACTTGCTGGAAGCTAACTTCGATGACTTCAAGGACACACTGGTACTGATGGCCATAGCTCTGGTTTTGATATTCATTGCCTCCCTCATTGAAGCAAACTTAACCCTTAGTTGGGCCAGTTACATTAAGGGAGTTGTCTAA
- a CDS encoding PINc/VapC family ATPase produces MRIVPDTSVIVDGRITRIVQEEDYQGCEVIVPEAVVSELENQANKGRDSGYNGLEELKNLQKLHSQGKVHLSYVGRRPNLEEISLARGGEIDAMIRDTAGENKATLITSDKVQKEVAEAQGLNAVYLKPEMLEYQDIEVTKYFDKHTMSVHLKENVVPMAKKGKPGNIKLVRIRSKPLTRGQVEYMAREIVERAKSDFKSFIEIEREGATVVQFREYRISIARPPFSDGIEITVVRPVAKVSMDSYRLPDKLIDRLTTSAKGILIAGPPGAGKTTFAQAAAEFYQKLGTIVKTMESPRDLQVGEEITQYAPLEKDMSKTADILLLVRPDYTIYDELRKTKDFRIFADMRMAGVGMIGVVHATRPIDAIQRIIGRVELGMIPSIVDTTIYIDEGRVAAIYDIKLTVKVPSGMLEADLSRPVIEIRDFETGDLVHEIYTYGEQTIVMDVGMTQFKKTPIQKMAEKEIIKEVKKVVRGQVEVDMKSDRRATVWVEEDSIPKLIGKKGKNIDELEGKVGISIGVESIEAKKGTTTKTHRKKENIPELLPPEYVAVKVEMSGNYVVLNFGKDVVGTPFDILVDDDYLFTATVGKKGTIKIKRDIELAEIIINAKRSNLSIQARIRKE; encoded by the coding sequence ATGAGAATTGTTCCAGATACAAGTGTTATAGTTGATGGTCGGATCACCCGTATCGTCCAGGAAGAAGATTATCAGGGCTGTGAGGTGATCGTACCCGAAGCAGTTGTATCTGAATTGGAAAATCAGGCCAATAAAGGAAGAGATAGTGGATATAATGGTCTGGAAGAGCTTAAAAATTTGCAAAAACTGCACAGCCAGGGAAAGGTGCACCTGAGTTACGTGGGACGACGACCTAACCTGGAAGAGATATCACTGGCCAGAGGAGGAGAAATCGATGCCATGATCCGGGATACAGCCGGGGAAAACAAGGCCACCCTTATAACCAGTGACAAGGTACAGAAGGAAGTGGCTGAAGCCCAGGGACTCAACGCCGTGTACCTCAAACCAGAGATGCTGGAATACCAGGACATCGAAGTAACCAAGTACTTTGACAAGCACACCATGTCGGTCCACTTGAAAGAGAATGTGGTCCCCATGGCCAAGAAGGGAAAACCAGGCAACATCAAACTAGTACGTATCCGATCCAAACCACTCACCAGGGGTCAGGTTGAATACATGGCCCGGGAGATTGTGGAAAGAGCCAAAAGTGATTTTAAAAGTTTCATTGAAATTGAAAGGGAAGGGGCTACCGTGGTACAGTTCCGGGAGTACCGTATTTCCATTGCCCGACCACCCTTCTCCGATGGTATAGAGATCACCGTTGTTCGGCCCGTGGCCAAGGTGTCCATGGACAGTTACCGGCTACCGGATAAACTCATAGATCGGTTAACCACCAGTGCTAAGGGAATACTTATTGCTGGACCCCCTGGAGCAGGTAAAACCACTTTTGCTCAGGCAGCAGCCGAGTTTTATCAGAAACTGGGCACCATTGTCAAAACCATGGAATCACCCCGGGACCTGCAGGTAGGGGAGGAAATCACCCAGTACGCACCTTTGGAAAAGGATATGAGCAAAACAGCAGATATTTTACTCCTGGTACGACCAGATTACACCATATACGATGAACTTAGAAAAACAAAGGATTTCCGTATCTTTGCCGACATGCGAATGGCGGGAGTAGGCATGATCGGAGTGGTGCACGCCACACGACCCATAGATGCCATACAGCGAATTATCGGTCGGGTGGAGCTGGGTATGATACCTTCCATTGTGGACACCACCATCTATATCGACGAAGGAAGAGTGGCTGCTATTTACGATATCAAACTCACCGTTAAGGTTCCCAGTGGAATGTTAGAGGCTGATCTTTCCCGGCCAGTCATTGAAATCAGGGACTTTGAAACTGGCGACCTGGTGCATGAGATCTACACCTACGGGGAACAAACCATTGTCATGGATGTGGGAATGACCCAATTTAAAAAGACACCCATCCAGAAGATGGCCGAAAAGGAGATCATCAAGGAAGTTAAGAAAGTAGTACGGGGCCAGGTGGAAGTTGATATGAAATCAGACCGCCGGGCCACTGTTTGGGTGGAAGAGGACTCCATTCCCAAATTGATCGGTAAAAAAGGGAAAAATATCGATGAATTAGAGGGTAAGGTGGGTATAAGTATTGGAGTGGAATCTATTGAAGCCAAAAAAGGCACCACTACCAAAACCCACAGAAAGAAGGAAAACATCCCTGAATTGTTACCTCCAGAATACGTAGCAGTTAAAGTAGAAATGTCTGGTAACTACGTGGTTTTAAACTTCGGTAAAGATGTGGTGGGAACACCATTCGATATTCTGGTTGATGATGATTACCTTTTCACGGCTACCGTGGGCAAAAAAGGTACCATTAAAATAAAAAGGGATATTGAACTGGCCGAAATTATCATCAACGCCAAGAGGAGTAATCTCTCTATCCAAGCTAGAATCAGAAAAGAATGA
- the hxlB gene encoding 6-phospho-3-hexuloisomerase, which produces MEYLKKTVEGIAKHALEVIGRIDFEQVEQMIQCITESNSTFIVGSGRSELVGKAFAMRLMHLGFTVHVVGDVTTPALTQEDCLIAISGSGETKTVTLAAETAREVGTKVIGITTDPQSTLGKNSDVVVNIDSKSKVPWKYYTSHVLKGNYDDLTPMGTLFEDSSHLFLDGLIAEFMVRLNKKEDDLQRLHARD; this is translated from the coding sequence ATGGAATATCTAAAAAAAACCGTAGAAGGAATAGCCAAACATGCCCTGGAAGTTATTGGCCGCATTGACTTTGAACAGGTAGAACAGATGATCCAATGCATAACTGAGTCTAACTCCACCTTCATTGTCGGTAGCGGAAGGTCAGAACTGGTGGGTAAAGCCTTTGCCATGCGCCTGATGCACCTGGGATTCACAGTACATGTGGTGGGCGATGTAACCACCCCGGCCCTTACCCAAGAGGACTGCCTCATAGCAATCTCCGGTTCAGGAGAAACCAAAACCGTAACCCTTGCTGCAGAAACCGCCCGTGAAGTTGGTACTAAAGTAATAGGGATAACCACCGACCCCCAGTCCACCCTGGGAAAGAATTCCGACGTGGTGGTAAACATCGACAGTAAAAGCAAAGTTCCCTGGAAATACTACACCTCCCATGTTCTCAAGGGAAACTACGATGATCTGACCCCTATGGGAACCCTTTTCGAGGATAGCAGCCACTTGTTCCTGGACGGTTTGATTGCCGAATTCATGGTCCGTCTGAACAAAAAAGAAGACGACTTGCAGCGGTTACATGCCAGGGATTAA
- a CDS encoding sugar phosphate isomerase/epimerase family protein, with translation MKIGVSTLALYPQPLQEVLEFLEEKNVDYCEIINEYPYHEIDDGLLDSYQVKLTVHSPLSDINLASHNQLIRNSSITAVKRSMDRAVEWNADLVVVHPGSMPIMGKKIADSILKYNLESLVECADYAQDLGIYMCVENMPVIEGLLYQDLNELNSLLEEIEVYMTLDVGHAHNSGFSSAQMFDYSLIKHVHLSDNDGTFDQHNALGTGNIDFNSIFKNMAEAQYDGIVMVEVKDPQDVIQSLNFIEKMV, from the coding sequence ATGAAAATCGGTGTTTCAACCCTAGCCCTGTATCCCCAGCCTCTCCAAGAAGTTCTGGAGTTTCTGGAAGAAAAAAATGTTGATTACTGTGAAATAATCAATGAGTACCCCTACCATGAAATTGATGATGGTTTACTGGATTCTTATCAGGTGAAACTTACAGTACATTCACCACTTTCTGACATCAACCTGGCATCCCACAACCAGCTCATTCGTAATTCCTCAATTACCGCAGTTAAAAGGTCCATGGACCGGGCAGTGGAGTGGAATGCAGATCTGGTAGTGGTACATCCCGGAAGCATGCCCATTATGGGGAAAAAAATAGCAGATAGCATATTAAAGTACAACCTGGAATCTCTGGTAGAATGTGCGGACTATGCCCAGGATTTGGGTATCTACATGTGCGTGGAGAATATGCCGGTGATCGAAGGTCTGCTCTACCAGGATTTAAATGAATTGAACTCCCTTCTCGAAGAAATTGAGGTATACATGACTCTGGATGTTGGACATGCCCATAATTCTGGCTTTTCATCCGCCCAAATGTTTGATTATTCCCTGATTAAGCACGTGCATCTGAGTGACAATGATGGAACATTCGACCAGCACAACGCTCTGGGCACGGGAAATATAGACTTTAATTCAATCTTTAAAAACATGGCTGAAGCCCAGTATGATGGAATTGTGATGGTAGAAGTGAAAGATCCCCAGGATGTTATTCAAAGCCTGAATTTCATAGAAAAAATGGTTTAA
- a CDS encoding TatD family hydrolase, whose translation MDNIPSTDNHIHVDPINGEGPLEIASKFHRSGGTAMIIPNKPTWTVSPQCSFAKAMELVVGYVDEINRETEVQAFAVVGAHPAEISRRVEAGMELVEAEELMRGALETAQKMVMEDKAVGIGEIGRPHYPVSPEEMEVHNRLMVYAMELAREADCPVQLHTETSTEEQFQEFAQMASTAGLKKEKVIKHFSGPMVLPEENHGLTPSLIASGDVMREALRKGKKFLMETDYLDDRTRPGAVMGPRTVPRRTRKLINAGLITEEDAYQIHVERVEKLYSVEMDL comes from the coding sequence ATGGATAACATACCATCCACTGATAATCATATACACGTAGACCCTATAAACGGTGAAGGACCACTGGAAATAGCTTCAAAGTTTCACCGTTCCGGGGGAACTGCCATGATCATCCCCAACAAGCCCACCTGGACCGTAAGTCCCCAGTGCAGTTTTGCCAAGGCAATGGAACTGGTAGTGGGCTACGTGGATGAAATTAACCGGGAAACTGAGGTACAGGCCTTTGCGGTGGTGGGAGCACACCCTGCCGAAATCAGCCGCAGGGTAGAAGCAGGTATGGAACTCGTAGAGGCTGAAGAACTCATGAGGGGTGCCCTGGAAACAGCACAGAAGATGGTGATGGAGGATAAGGCCGTGGGAATTGGTGAAATCGGCAGACCCCATTATCCTGTCTCTCCGGAGGAGATGGAGGTTCATAACCGTCTCATGGTCTACGCCATGGAACTGGCCCGGGAGGCAGACTGTCCAGTGCAGCTGCACACCGAAACTTCTACTGAAGAACAATTCCAGGAATTTGCACAGATGGCCAGTACCGCTGGTTTGAAGAAAGAAAAGGTTATAAAACATTTCTCTGGACCAATGGTTCTACCCGAGGAAAACCACGGACTGACTCCCTCCCTTATTGCCAGTGGAGATGTGATGAGGGAAGCTCTAAGGAAGGGTAAAAAATTCCTCATGGAAACTGATTACCTTGATGACCGAACACGGCCCGGTGCAGTTATGGGTCCCAGAACAGTTCCCCGAAGAACCCGGAAGCTGATAAATGCCGGTCTCATCACCGAAGAAGATGCCTACCAGATCCATGTGGAAAGGGTGGAGAAACTGTACAGTGTGGAGATGGATCTGTAG
- a CDS encoding shikimate dehydrogenase translates to MITGKTTVVGIMGDPVEHSLSPPMHNAAFQELKLDYVYVPFHVKRGNLARAMEGARKMGIMGLNLTLPHKIEVIDYLDELDEAAELIGAVNTVKFTENNAVGYNTDGVGAVKAIEETTPVKGKKIIIIGAGGAARAIAFQLLLSGVGEVLIANRTREKACNLRNDLKKTFNNSLGCLGLDDELEMELKDTDVLINTTPVGMHPHQDDEPVVTSDMMHPDLVVNDIVYNPLETGLLREADKVGAQTVHGTKMLIYQGIEAFRIWTGITPPFEVFETALMRELGY, encoded by the coding sequence TTGATAACTGGTAAAACCACAGTAGTGGGTATAATGGGAGATCCAGTGGAACACAGCTTATCTCCTCCCATGCACAACGCTGCTTTTCAAGAGCTTAAACTGGATTATGTTTACGTTCCTTTCCATGTTAAACGCGGAAACCTGGCCCGGGCCATGGAAGGTGCCCGGAAGATGGGAATCATGGGCCTTAATCTGACCCTACCCCACAAAATAGAAGTCATAGACTACCTGGATGAACTGGATGAAGCTGCAGAACTGATAGGTGCAGTGAACACAGTGAAGTTCACAGAAAACAATGCTGTTGGTTACAATACTGATGGTGTTGGTGCGGTGAAGGCCATTGAAGAAACAACACCAGTTAAGGGTAAAAAAATAATCATAATTGGGGCAGGTGGTGCAGCAAGGGCAATAGCATTCCAGTTACTCCTGAGTGGTGTGGGAGAAGTTTTAATTGCCAACCGAACCAGGGAAAAAGCCTGCAACTTAAGGAATGATCTGAAAAAAACATTCAACAATTCATTAGGTTGTTTAGGATTGGATGATGAACTTGAAATGGAACTTAAGGATACCGATGTACTAATTAACACCACACCAGTGGGAATGCACCCCCATCAGGATGATGAGCCGGTGGTGACTAGTGATATGATGCATCCGGATCTGGTGGTGAATGATATTGTTTACAACCCCCTTGAAACTGGCCTCCTTCGTGAGGCAGATAAAGTGGGTGCACAGACAGTTCACGGGACTAAAATGTTAATTTACCAGGGAATAGAGGCGTTTCGTATCTGGACTGGGATAACCCCGCCTTTTGAAGTATTTGAAACCGCACTGATGAGGGAACTCGGTTACTGA
- the hisI gene encoding phosphoribosyl-AMP cyclohydrolase, with translation MDIPQLNYRHVVNGEKLVIAISQDYETGEVLMVAYMNRDAFEKTIETGKAHYWSTSRNQLWFKGESSGHVQEVKEIFTDCDQDAVLLKVKQVGAACHEGYYSCFFREIKDKGQKLEIVKERVFAPEKVYGDK, from the coding sequence ATGGATATACCACAACTCAATTACCGTCACGTGGTTAACGGAGAAAAACTGGTTATAGCAATATCCCAGGATTATGAAACTGGTGAAGTACTCATGGTAGCATATATGAACCGTGATGCGTTTGAAAAGACGATTGAAACCGGGAAAGCCCACTACTGGAGCACCAGCCGTAACCAGTTATGGTTTAAGGGTGAAAGCTCGGGCCATGTGCAGGAAGTGAAGGAGATCTTCACTGACTGTGACCAGGATGCCGTGCTCCTCAAGGTAAAACAAGTGGGTGCTGCCTGCCATGAGGGTTACTACTCCTGTTTCTTCCGAGAAATAAAAGATAAGGGTCAGAAACTTGAAATAGTTAAGGAAAGGGTTTTTGCCCCGGAAAAAGTTTATGGAGACAAGTAG
- a CDS encoding RNA ligase partner protein has translation MIAKQRFVLDTTAFTDNQLRDDYGDGELDKTVEVLLDLIARSRIKLNMSCHMPPVTYKEFIDYITRYDCPQEVIIKAETWIVKKTPNRYDTKIPSEIFYEYVQDMRERMNKGMRISESAVWEAAVESMVMMSRGEKKTQIEMEVIGKAIKDFRKRYRAALRKGTLDSAPDLDVLLLAKELGAGVVAADEGIKVWAERLGLRFLSAKSFPKMLREYLKYYE, from the coding sequence ATGATCGCTAAACAACGGTTTGTTTTAGACACAACTGCCTTTACTGATAACCAGTTAAGGGATGATTATGGAGACGGGGAACTGGATAAGACTGTAGAAGTGCTGCTGGATCTTATAGCCCGTTCCCGGATAAAGCTCAACATGAGCTGTCATATGCCCCCGGTTACCTACAAAGAATTCATTGACTACATAACTCGCTATGACTGCCCCCAGGAGGTCATAATCAAAGCGGAAACCTGGATTGTGAAGAAAACACCCAACCGCTACGATACCAAAATACCCTCGGAGATATTTTATGAATATGTCCAGGATATGCGGGAAAGGATGAACAAGGGAATGCGCATCTCGGAAAGTGCAGTTTGGGAAGCAGCCGTGGAATCCATGGTTATGATGTCCCGTGGAGAGAAAAAAACCCAGATTGAGATGGAAGTCATTGGTAAAGCCATCAAAGACTTCAGGAAACGTTACCGGGCCGCTCTCAGGAAAGGAACACTGGACAGTGCTCCTGATCTGGATGTGCTCCTCCTGGCCAAGGAACTGGGAGCAGGAGTAGTGGCTGCCGATGAGGGAATAAAAGTCTGGGCAGAAAGATTGGGACTCCGCTTTTTAAGTGCTAAATCATTTCCCAAGATGCTCCGGGAGTACCTGAAGTACTACGAATAA
- the hisS gene encoding histidine--tRNA ligase produces the protein MELQKPRGTRDFLFDDMKKRKLVENTMRRVFETYGYQEIKTPIFEDLSLFTLKSGEGIIEEIYNFQDKGGRDLALRPELTAPVARLYLNNLQKAPRPIKMYYFGSCFRYERPQAGRFRQFWQLGCELIGGKSPDSEAEIIAMAAQCLGELELEDYQIHLGNLGILRGILNQDSVSADEQDQIMALIDKGDAEELKKLLEDLKLPAESRNILMELIGMQGHQEIISTVEKIISTYPNALDSLKELETLLKMLEAFGFSDYVVDLGIARGLDYYTGTVFEIYVEGLGAQKQISGGGTYNLIELFGGEKVESTGFAFGFDRVMEALKIQGTTAPSEGRVDVFVAPISSEMKLNAFKITQELRNSGISTDVELADRKFKKVLSFASKSGAKYVVLVGAREMEEGKVTIKDMESGDQEQVSLEMVSKVLVDRINVKE, from the coding sequence ATGGAACTACAAAAACCAAGAGGAACCCGTGATTTCCTCTTTGATGATATGAAAAAAAGGAAACTCGTGGAAAACACCATGAGGAGAGTTTTTGAAACCTACGGTTATCAGGAGATCAAAACTCCCATATTTGAGGATCTCTCCCTTTTCACCCTCAAGTCCGGTGAAGGGATCATAGAAGAAATATACAACTTTCAGGACAAAGGAGGAAGGGATCTGGCACTTAGACCCGAATTAACAGCACCGGTTGCCAGATTATACTTGAACAATCTCCAGAAGGCCCCCCGACCTATTAAAATGTACTATTTCGGCAGTTGCTTCCGTTACGAAAGGCCTCAGGCTGGGCGTTTCCGTCAGTTCTGGCAGCTGGGGTGTGAACTCATTGGGGGAAAATCCCCCGACAGTGAAGCAGAGATCATTGCCATGGCTGCCCAGTGCCTGGGAGAGCTCGAACTGGAAGATTACCAGATACACCTGGGTAACCTGGGGATATTAAGGGGAATCCTCAACCAGGACAGTGTTTCAGCAGACGAACAGGACCAGATCATGGCACTTATCGATAAAGGAGATGCTGAGGAACTAAAAAAATTACTGGAAGATCTGAAACTCCCGGCTGAGTCCCGTAATATACTGATGGAATTAATAGGTATGCAGGGTCATCAGGAAATAATCAGTACGGTGGAAAAAATAATCAGTACCTATCCTAATGCATTAGACTCGCTTAAAGAACTGGAAACTCTCCTGAAAATGTTAGAAGCATTCGGTTTTAGTGATTACGTCGTGGATCTGGGTATTGCCCGGGGACTGGATTACTACACTGGTACAGTTTTTGAGATCTACGTGGAAGGCCTGGGAGCCCAGAAACAAATAAGTGGTGGGGGAACCTATAATTTAATAGAACTTTTCGGTGGCGAAAAGGTGGAATCCACTGGGTTTGCCTTTGGCTTCGACCGGGTTATGGAAGCCCTTAAAATACAGGGAACCACTGCCCCATCAGAAGGAAGAGTGGATGTGTTTGTAGCACCCATATCCTCGGAAATGAAACTGAATGCCTTTAAAATAACTCAAGAATTAAGGAATTCGGGTATTTCAACTGATGTGGAACTGGCGGATCGGAAATTTAAGAAGGTCCTTTCCTTTGCCAGTAAATCTGGGGCGAAATACGTGGTTCTGGTAGGTGCCCGTGAAATGGAAGAAGGTAAAGTCACCATCAAAGATATGGAATCTGGAGATCAGGAGCAAGTATCTCTTGAAATGGTCAGTAAAGTTCTAGTAGACCGGATTAATGTAAAGGAATGA
- a CDS encoding tryptophan--tRNA ligase, which produces MIDPWSSAIVNYEKLIEEFGIKPFQELLGDLEDPHTLMRRGIIFGHRDYGKIVKAIREKSKFAVVTGMMPSGKMHIGHKMIVDQLIWYQENGAEIYIPIADMESYSARGIEFPEAKRIAIEEYITNYLALGLDPDKNLHIYLQSENKIVTDLAYKLAKRVNMNEMKAIYGFNGSTNIGHIYAPLIQVADILHPQLEECGGPKPTVVPVGPDQDPHIRLTRDIADRFHSKFHFITPSSTYHRFITGLTGGKMSSSQPKTAIFLSDPPEVAMKKLKSAKTGGRESLEEQKERGGVPEDCVVYEMLLYHLVPSDTRLKEIYHQCQEGSVMCGECKAMAGEMIKDFFEDLQRKREKASKKAETILDEHKHILC; this is translated from the coding sequence TTGATAGATCCATGGAGTTCAGCCATAGTAAACTATGAAAAGCTCATTGAAGAATTTGGAATAAAACCATTCCAAGAACTTTTAGGTGACCTGGAAGATCCCCACACTCTCATGAGAAGGGGAATCATATTTGGACATAGAGATTATGGTAAAATTGTTAAAGCCATCCGTGAAAAGAGTAAATTCGCAGTGGTAACCGGTATGATGCCCAGTGGGAAAATGCACATAGGCCACAAAATGATCGTGGACCAGCTCATCTGGTACCAGGAAAATGGCGCCGAAATCTACATTCCCATTGCCGATATGGAATCTTACTCTGCCCGGGGAATTGAATTTCCAGAGGCCAAGAGAATTGCCATTGAAGAATACATAACCAACTACCTGGCCCTGGGTCTGGATCCCGATAAAAACCTGCACATTTACCTGCAGTCTGAAAACAAAATAGTGACTGATCTGGCCTATAAACTGGCAAAAAGGGTAAATATGAATGAAATGAAAGCAATTTACGGTTTTAACGGGTCAACCAACATTGGACATATCTACGCACCCCTCATACAGGTGGCCGACATATTACACCCCCAACTGGAGGAGTGTGGAGGCCCTAAACCCACGGTGGTTCCAGTAGGACCAGACCAGGACCCACACATACGCCTAACCCGAGATATTGCCGACCGTTTCCATTCCAAGTTCCATTTCATAACCCCCTCTTCCACCTACCACCGTTTCATCACCGGTTTGACCGGGGGTAAAATGTCAAGTAGCCAACCAAAAACTGCCATATTCCTGAGTGACCCCCCAGAAGTGGCTATGAAGAAACTAAAATCCGCCAAAACCGGTGGAAGAGAAAGTTTAGAAGAACAAAAAGAGAGAGGAGGAGTTCCTGAGGATTGTGTAGTGTATGAGATGTTACTCTATCATCTTGTACCATCAGATACCCGGTTAAAAGAGATATACCACCAGTGCCAGGAAGGTAGCGTAATGTGTGGCGAATGTAAAGCCATGGCTGGTGAGATGATAAAGGATTTCTTTGAAGATCTGCAAAGAAAGAGGGAAAAGGCCAGTAAAAAGGCTGAAACTATACTAGACGAACATAAGCATATATTATGTTAA
- the endA gene encoding tRNA-intron lyase → MDAELIGELVIIKDKKAVALSEKSHYGKYNQEELQLSLIEAFYLQEKGKINILNRENQGKIISPHQMRKIIQNEDLFYRYIVYQDLRNRGYIVKTGFKYGSEFRLYERGKSPGNGHSDFVVRVLTENQDISVLNFSSYVRVAHGVNKKLLLAVVDDEQDITYYNVEWTRP, encoded by the coding sequence ATGGATGCCGAGTTAATTGGAGAACTAGTAATAATCAAAGATAAAAAAGCAGTGGCTTTAAGTGAGAAAAGCCACTACGGTAAATACAACCAGGAAGAACTGCAACTTTCATTAATAGAGGCCTTTTATCTCCAGGAAAAGGGAAAAATAAATATTTTAAACCGTGAAAATCAGGGAAAAATCATCTCACCCCACCAGATGAGGAAGATTATCCAGAATGAAGACCTCTTTTACCGCTACATCGTTTACCAGGACCTCAGAAACCGAGGATATATAGTTAAAACTGGTTTCAAATATGGTTCTGAATTTAGATTATACGAAAGAGGTAAATCCCCTGGTAATGGTCATTCCGATTTTGTGGTGAGGGTTTTAACTGAAAATCAGGATATATCCGTGCTTAATTTTTCCAGCTATGTTCGCGTGGCCCATGGAGTTAACAAGAAACTCCTGCTGGCAGTGGTGGATGATGAACAGGACATAACCTACTACAATGTTGAGTGGACCCGACCATAA
- the npdG gene encoding NADPH-dependent F420 reductase — protein MKIGIIGGTGDQGLGLAMRFAQAGEQVIVGSRDVKKADNAVNLIKSTLKSDESTNVKGMTNEEVCHEADLLILTVPLQAQMVTLKSIKDHVEGKILIDATVPMESCLGGSPVKYVNVWDGSAAERSANFLKSKNVKVVSAFNNISAASLTNIGNIVECDCLISGDDEESKQEAMKLAEKIPGVRAIDCGNLENARIVEKITPLLINLNIRNKIKLAGIRITGL, from the coding sequence TTGAAAATTGGAATAATAGGTGGAACTGGAGATCAGGGACTGGGACTGGCAATGCGATTTGCCCAAGCAGGAGAACAGGTAATTGTAGGGTCAAGGGATGTTAAAAAGGCGGATAATGCAGTTAACCTCATTAAAAGCACGTTGAAATCCGATGAATCCACCAATGTTAAGGGAATGACCAATGAAGAAGTATGCCATGAAGCGGATCTGTTGATTTTAACGGTACCCCTTCAGGCCCAGATGGTTACCCTCAAAAGTATAAAAGACCATGTGGAAGGTAAGATTCTAATTGACGCCACTGTTCCCATGGAAAGCTGTCTGGGTGGCAGTCCCGTGAAGTACGTTAATGTGTGGGATGGCTCCGCAGCAGAAAGAAGTGCTAATTTTCTTAAAAGTAAAAACGTGAAGGTAGTATCTGCTTTCAACAATATCAGTGCGGCCAGTCTAACCAATATAGGTAACATTGTGGAGTGTGATTGTTTAATCTCCGGAGATGATGAGGAATCCAAACAAGAAGCCATGAAACTGGCCGAAAAAATACCAGGAGTCCGGGCCATAGACTGTGGAAACTTGGAAAACGCTCGGATTGTGGAAAAAATTACTCCTCTCTTGATAAACCTCAATATACGCAATAAAATTAAACTAGCCGGTATCAGAATCACCGGACTTTAA